Proteins encoded within one genomic window of Oscarella lobularis chromosome 6, ooOscLobu1.1, whole genome shotgun sequence:
- the LOC136187931 gene encoding ninein-like — protein MSRATATKSKSKATVQSYTELKRQAQELSRKNASLRDAVTELTQRERQYADLLEKTQTALKEQYGENVNLTEMNEQLQIEIRSLLSEEESRHVSEINSLVQSHEETLAAVTKERNFIEAKMLESGLDPMTGQQIGPLTPEGQREIEKMTEGSSDFFGKSSESMNNCTSKLRTLISKAQKANEMARIDTAAYA, from the exons ATGTCTcgagcgacagcgacgaaatcTAAGTCAAAGGCAACTGTTCAGAG TTATACCGAACTCAAACGGCAAGCGCAAGAACTCTCTCgcaaaaacgcgtctcttcgCGACGCCGTGACCGAGTTGACGCAAAGGGAGAGGCAGTACGCCGATCTCCTCGAGAAAACGCAGACGGCTCTAAAAGAACAATACGGCGAAAACGTCAATCTAACGGAGATGAACGAGCAACTTCAAATCGAAATACGCT ctcTTCTTAGTGAGGAAGAGTCAAGGCATGTCTCCGAAATTAACTCTCTTGTTCAAAGTCACGAGGAAACTTTGGCCGCCGTGACGAAAGAGAG GAATTTTATTGAAGCGAAGATGCTTGAGAGTGGATTAGATCCAATGACAGGGCAGCAGATCGGGCCTCTGACTCCCGAAggacaaagagaaattgaGAAGATGACGGAAGGCAGCTCG GACTTTTTCGGCAAATCGTCGGAGTCAATGAATAATTGTACGTCTAAATTGAGGACGCTCATTTCAAAGGCACAG AAAGCGAATGAGATGGCAAGAATCGATACAGCTGCCTATGCTTAG
- the LOC136187932 gene encoding nuclear transcription factor Y subunit alpha-like: MEHYQATATPIPASEEMKLSTPLSVQVAGPRPGAHDDPESMPSLLDPDDASAPNAPTHFAAQAQDVIYYQPNEIYVTGNAQAPIAATTGGVHVTQGFVQSAPAITQPASAGGLTLPGGIVMMNAMPRFPISTEIYKEEPLYVNAKQYNRILKRRQARAKLEAEGKLPKKRKVRR, translated from the coding sequence ATGGAACACTACCaagcgacagcgacgccAATTCCCGCGTCGGAAGAAATGAAACTATCGACTCCGCTGTCCGTTCAAGTAGCGGGACCCCGACCGGGAGCCCACGACGATCCGGAATCGATGCCGAGCCTCCTCGATCCGGACGACGCGTCGGCTCCGAACGCGCCGACGCACTTCGCCGCACAGGCGCAGGACGTCATCTACTACCAACCGAACGAAATCTACGTAACGGGCAATGCGCAGGCTCCCATTgccgcgacgacgggcgGAGTACACGTCACACAGGGCTTCGTCCAATCGGCGCCCGCCATCACTCAACCGGCTTCGGCCGGCGGATTGACGCTTCCTGGCGGCATAGTCATGATGAACGCGATGCCGCGCTTTCCCATATCCACGGAAATTTACAAAGAGGAGCCTCTTTACGTCAACGCCAAGCAGTATAATCGAATTTTGAAGAGGAGgcaagcgcgcgctaaatTGGAAGCGGAGGGAAAATTGcctaagaagagaaaagtgcGTCGTTGA
- the LOC136187907 gene encoding uncharacterized protein translates to MADFNLVKVVEHLETLAPFDESTRKKLKDLSELGQRPKRDAKRPRHFDDYEEEVSSDGDESEGDILKEKAGLTLMQLQGAASIQTPFSAKTNLAFPPRSSTAFLKENWTAMTVFQNSIKLPNTLEARPINGNLKTSSQRYRRSSLG, encoded by the exons ATGGCCGATTTCAATCTCGTAAAAGTTGTCGAACACTTAGAGACGTTGGCTCCCTTCGATGAGAgcactagaaaaaaattgaaggatCTTTCGGAGCTAG GTCAAAGGCCAAAACGTGATG CTAAAAGGCCACGCCATTTTGATGACTACGAAGAGGAAGTGTCCTCTGACGGAGATGAGTCCGAGGGTGACAttttgaaggagaaagc GGGGTTAACGTTAATGCAATTGCAAGGAGCGGCGAGTATTCAAACACCTTTCTCCGCCAAAACCAATTTGGCATTCCCGCCACGTTCTTCTACAGCTTTTCTGAAAGAGAATTGGACAGCGATGACAGTCTTCCAGAATTCCATCAAATTGCCGAATACTTTGGAAGCTCGCCCTATCAACGGGAATCTGAAAACATCGTCGCAGCGTTACAGGCGATCTTCCCTGGGATGA
- the LOC136188155 gene encoding olefin beta-lactone synthetase-like isoform X1, with product MGQRQKRGWLEESAIGEDRLSYRDLLYRIAYLKREFESLGVVQDDNVLITVAPSADVFAAILALFSIGAVIIVIDPAMGVARLNHCINMAKPKARITHKGKYWYLKWMMSSVRHILIEIEISAD from the exons ATGGGTCAGCGTCAGAAG AGGGGCTGGTTGGAAGAGAGT GCAATTGGTGAAGATCGCCTGTCCTATCGCGATCTGCTTTACCGTATTGCCTATCTTAAGCGGGAATTTGAATCGCTCGGAGTCGTACAAGACGATAACGTTCTCATCACGGTCGCTCCGTCTGCAGATGTCTTCGCCGCAATTCTGGCACTCTTCTCAATAG gagcTGTTATCATTGTAATTGATCCGGCCATGGGAGTGGCGAGACTGAATCACTGCATCAATATGGCAAAGCCAAAAGCACGGATTACGCATAAGGGAAAGTATTGGTATCTCAAG tGGATGATGTCTTCTGTTCGACACATTCTTATCGAAATTGAGATTTCAGCTGATTGA
- the LOC136188155 gene encoding olefin beta-lactone synthetase-like isoform X2: MKGAIGEDRLSYRDLLYRIAYLKREFESLGVVQDDNVLITVAPSADVFAAILALFSIGAVIIVIDPAMGVARLNHCINMAKPKARITHKGKYWYLKWMMSSVRHILIEIEISAD, from the exons ATGAAAGGA GCAATTGGTGAAGATCGCCTGTCCTATCGCGATCTGCTTTACCGTATTGCCTATCTTAAGCGGGAATTTGAATCGCTCGGAGTCGTACAAGACGATAACGTTCTCATCACGGTCGCTCCGTCTGCAGATGTCTTCGCCGCAATTCTGGCACTCTTCTCAATAG gagcTGTTATCATTGTAATTGATCCGGCCATGGGAGTGGCGAGACTGAATCACTGCATCAATATGGCAAAGCCAAAAGCACGGATTACGCATAAGGGAAAGTATTGGTATCTCAAG tGGATGATGTCTTCTGTTCGACACATTCTTATCGAAATTGAGATTTCAGCTGATTGA
- the LOC136188249 gene encoding TNF receptor-associated factor 4-like isoform X2: MGIPLDHFFTKVDENLVCPICREVLRNPVSCRDGHTFCEACVVEWLARHANCPMDRRPLAKRELIRNLPVGGLIENLDVRCVNADVGAKAKARNASSPSPSRKRFGATCTCTCTWRGKARNLDDHVRECPYANVSCPHPLCGDVMLRKFVDAHARTCPERSVSCHACALEMAACDLDEHIEHDCPLAMVPCINGCLTDGTVTMVSRVHMQDHVCHECGNALVSCPFESQGCTVRAARSELDHHVETSVKEYMLLLAKENKSLREKIFVLNEHVKSEISALRDELPNAYTWNVANFQQYINLPVGEEIQSPRFWLCGICWKLRLYPNGASAEQSSSMSLYLERQSDQQGATPLTTVSNAVVSILFRFIVVSPSDDFADYIVSIDQPFSFMREDKDWGWSAFMRTDQLKS, encoded by the exons ATGGGCATCCCTCTCGATCACTTCTTCACtaaagtcgacgaaaatctCGTCTGCCCGATCTG TCGCGAAGTTCTACGCAACCCCGTCTCGTGTCGCGACGGGCACACGTTCTGCGAAGCGTGCGTCGTCGAGTGGCTCGCGCGACACGCCAATTGCCCGATGGATCGTCGCCCGCTCGCGAAACGCGAACTCATACGAAATCTCCCCGTTGGCGGCCTCATCGAGAATCTCGACGTGCGCTGCGTGAACGCGGACGTCGGCGCGAAGGCGAAAGCGCGCaatgcgtcgtcgccgtcgccgtcgcggaAACGATTCGGAgcgacgtgcacgtgcacgtgcacgtggcGTGGGAAGGCACGCAATCTCGACGATCACGTGCGAGAGTGCCCTTACGCGAACGTTTCCTGTCCGCATCCTCTGtgcggtgacgtcatgttgagaaaattcgtcgatgcGCACGCTAGAACGTGTCCTGAGCGATCGGTTTCGTGTCACGCTTGCGCACTCGAAATGGCGGCTTGCGATCTCGACGAACACATCGAGCACGATTGTCCACTCGCTATGGTTCCCTGTATAAACGGGTGTCTCACGGACGGCACGGTCACCATGGTTTCAAG GGTTCATATGCAGGATCACGTGTGTCACGAGTGTGGAAATGCCTTGGTCTCGTGTCCCTTCGAGTCGCAGGGCTGCACGGTGCGCGCCGCGCGGAGCGAGCTCGATCATCACGTGGAGACATCCGTGAAGGAATACATGCTCTTATtggctaaagaaaataagtcacttagagaaaaaatctttgTCCTCAAT gagCATGTTAAATCGGAGATAAGTGCGCTACGCGACGAGCTGCCGAATGCGTACACGTGGAACGTCGCCAATTTTCAGCAATATATCAATCTTCCAGTCGGTGAAGAGATACAGAGTCCCCGCTTTTGGCTGTGTGGTATCTGCTGGAAATTGAGACTCTATCCCAATGGAGCTTCAGCCGAGCAATCGTCCTCTATGTCGCTTTATCTCGAACGGCAAAGCGATCAGCAAGGCGCTACTCCTCTGACGACGGTATCAAACGCTGTCGTTTCTATACTTTTCCG ATTTATAGTGGTTAGTCCTTCTGATGATTTCGCTGACTACATTGTGTCAATCGATCAGCCGTTTTCCTTTATGCGCGAGGACAAGGATTGGGGATGGAGTGCCTTTATGAGAACCGACCAG CTGAAGAGTTAG
- the LOC136188249 gene encoding TNF receptor-associated factor 4-like isoform X1 codes for MGIPLDHFFTKVDENLVCPICREVLRNPVSCRDGHTFCEACVVEWLARHANCPMDRRPLAKRELIRNLPVGGLIENLDVRCVNADVGAKAKARNASSPSPSRKRFGATCTCTCTWRGKARNLDDHVRECPYANVSCPHPLCGDVMLRKFVDAHARTCPERSVSCHACALEMAACDLDEHIEHDCPLAMVPCINGCLTDGTVTMVSRVHMQDHVCHECGNALVSCPFESQGCTVRAARSELDHHVETSVKEYMLLLAKENKSLREKIFVLNEHVKSEISALRDELPNAYTWNVANFQQYINLPVGEEIQSPRFWLCGICWKLRLYPNGASAEQSSSMSLYLERQSDQQGATPLTTVSNAVVSILFRFIVVSPSDDFADYIVSIDQPFSFMREDKDWGWSAFMRTDQVRTYYTDDGTLKIKCVLQLKS; via the exons ATGGGCATCCCTCTCGATCACTTCTTCACtaaagtcgacgaaaatctCGTCTGCCCGATCTG TCGCGAAGTTCTACGCAACCCCGTCTCGTGTCGCGACGGGCACACGTTCTGCGAAGCGTGCGTCGTCGAGTGGCTCGCGCGACACGCCAATTGCCCGATGGATCGTCGCCCGCTCGCGAAACGCGAACTCATACGAAATCTCCCCGTTGGCGGCCTCATCGAGAATCTCGACGTGCGCTGCGTGAACGCGGACGTCGGCGCGAAGGCGAAAGCGCGCaatgcgtcgtcgccgtcgccgtcgcggaAACGATTCGGAgcgacgtgcacgtgcacgtgcacgtggcGTGGGAAGGCACGCAATCTCGACGATCACGTGCGAGAGTGCCCTTACGCGAACGTTTCCTGTCCGCATCCTCTGtgcggtgacgtcatgttgagaaaattcgtcgatgcGCACGCTAGAACGTGTCCTGAGCGATCGGTTTCGTGTCACGCTTGCGCACTCGAAATGGCGGCTTGCGATCTCGACGAACACATCGAGCACGATTGTCCACTCGCTATGGTTCCCTGTATAAACGGGTGTCTCACGGACGGCACGGTCACCATGGTTTCAAG GGTTCATATGCAGGATCACGTGTGTCACGAGTGTGGAAATGCCTTGGTCTCGTGTCCCTTCGAGTCGCAGGGCTGCACGGTGCGCGCCGCGCGGAGCGAGCTCGATCATCACGTGGAGACATCCGTGAAGGAATACATGCTCTTATtggctaaagaaaataagtcacttagagaaaaaatctttgTCCTCAAT gagCATGTTAAATCGGAGATAAGTGCGCTACGCGACGAGCTGCCGAATGCGTACACGTGGAACGTCGCCAATTTTCAGCAATATATCAATCTTCCAGTCGGTGAAGAGATACAGAGTCCCCGCTTTTGGCTGTGTGGTATCTGCTGGAAATTGAGACTCTATCCCAATGGAGCTTCAGCCGAGCAATCGTCCTCTATGTCGCTTTATCTCGAACGGCAAAGCGATCAGCAAGGCGCTACTCCTCTGACGACGGTATCAAACGCTGTCGTTTCTATACTTTTCCG ATTTATAGTGGTTAGTCCTTCTGATGATTTCGCTGACTACATTGTGTCAATCGATCAGCCGTTTTCCTTTATGCGCGAGGACAAGGATTGGGGATGGAGTGCCTTTATGAGAACCGACCAGGTGCGCACATATTACACCGATGACGGAACGCTGAAAATCAAATGCGTGCTCCAGCTGAAGAGTTAG
- the LOC136188078 gene encoding collagen alpha-1(XXIII) chain-like → MTGPPGSQGKEGPAGVVGPPGPSCVGSPGPQGPRGSTGVQGYRGPQGTKGIKGDTVFKGERGLIGPRGTEGDDGNPGPPGHPGDRGLN, encoded by the exons ATGACAGGTCCGCCGGGGAGTCAGGGTAAAGAGGGACCTGCTGGCGTTGTTGGTCCGCCAGGACCAAGCTGCGTTGGCTCGCCAGGGCCTCAAGGGCCAAGAGGCAGCACAGGAGTTCAG GGATACAGAGGGCCACAAGGCACAAAGGGCATAAAAGGAGATACGGTATTCAAG GGAGAACGAGGTCTGATAGGGCCGAGGGGAActgaaggagacgacggcaaTCCG GGTCCACCGGGACATCCTGGAGATAGAGGACTTAATTAA